The Sinomicrobium kalidii genome contains a region encoding:
- a CDS encoding (2Fe-2S)-binding protein translates to MATFNLNINGKQKEIDVDPSTPMLWVLRDHLNLVGTKYGCGIMQCGACTIHLDDTAVRSCQLPVSAVGEQKVTTIEGLSEEGDHPVQKAWLEHDVPQCGYCQAGQIMTAAALLKSSPNPTEEEIEEAMNGNICRCGTYVRIKAAVKTAANP, encoded by the coding sequence ATGGCTACATTCAATCTTAACATCAACGGAAAACAAAAAGAGATTGATGTCGATCCCTCAACCCCGATGCTCTGGGTGTTAAGGGACCACCTTAATCTCGTCGGCACCAAATACGGATGCGGAATCATGCAATGCGGAGCCTGTACGATCCACCTGGACGATACGGCGGTTCGTTCTTGTCAATTACCCGTTTCTGCGGTGGGAGAACAAAAGGTCACTACTATTGAAGGCTTGTCAGAAGAAGGCGATCACCCCGTACAAAAGGCGTGGCTCGAACACGATGTTCCGCAATGCGGTTATTGCCAGGCCGGGCAGATCATGACTGCCGCAGCCCTGCTTAAGAGCAGCCCCAATCCGACAGAGGAGGAAATTGAAGAAGCGATGAACGGCAATATCTGCCGTTGCGGAACCTATGTCCGTATCAAGGCAGCGGTAAAAACGGCCGCAAACCCGTAA
- a CDS encoding xanthine dehydrogenase family protein molybdopterin-binding subunit, which translates to MTLIKTTFGRRSFIKTTALAGGGIMIGFSWFASCKQPSPEQVKSLPDEWFEINGFLKIGDNGLVTIMSPNPEIGQNVKTSMPMIVAEELDVDWNNVIVEQAPLNTAIFTRQLAGGSQSIRQGWDGLRMAGATARHMLKEAAAKNWEVPVAEITTEEGMLHHKNSGKSAGYGEMASAATAIPVPEEVRLKAVEDFKIIRTSRKNVDGHKIVTGKPLYGLDYHREGMLIAMIAHPPAFGLKLKSLDATEARKMPGIKDIFTIKTYEDDYVMSMFDADAFPELVVVAGNSTWEVLNAKKALKIEWEPFEAYTDVFAHYGTGEEMPKEMPAGRENSADHIKEMENLSAKSAKTVRMDGDPGKAFKEADHIVERSYSAPFLAHNTMEPMNFFADVTEDKAELVGPVQTPEFMEKAVAARLGLPLDKIDLQMTRQGGGFGRRLYGHFVVEAAVISKKMKAPVKLIYTREDDMSFGNYRPAYYATYRAALDADKNLIGFHVRAGGIPESPLFANRFPAGAVDNYLAEEWAVNSNITVGAFRAPRSNFIAGAEQSFLDEVAEAAGKDPIAFRLELFKRAENNPVGEKNDYDASRYAGVLKLVREKSGWGTNSAPNTYRGVSAYYCHNSYVANILDMVMEEGEPVVQKVYCAVDCGIVVNPVAATNLVEGGTVDGIGHAMYSGLTFKNGAPEQNNFDKYRLIRHKEAPKSIEVHFVKSDTKPTGLGEPPFPPVMGALANALYKATGQRHYHQPFITDKPIKS; encoded by the coding sequence ATGACACTGATAAAAACAACATTCGGAAGACGCTCCTTTATAAAAACCACAGCTTTGGCAGGAGGAGGGATCATGATAGGTTTCAGTTGGTTTGCTTCCTGTAAACAACCTTCGCCGGAGCAGGTAAAAAGCCTCCCCGATGAATGGTTCGAGATCAATGGCTTTCTGAAAATAGGGGATAATGGCCTGGTAACCATTATGTCACCAAACCCTGAGATCGGTCAGAATGTAAAGACCTCAATGCCCATGATCGTAGCCGAAGAACTCGATGTGGACTGGAACAATGTTATTGTGGAACAGGCCCCGCTCAACACCGCCATTTTTACCCGTCAGCTTGCCGGGGGCAGTCAGTCCATCCGCCAGGGATGGGACGGCCTGCGAATGGCCGGGGCTACGGCCAGGCACATGCTCAAAGAAGCCGCGGCCAAAAACTGGGAAGTCCCCGTTGCGGAAATTACGACTGAAGAAGGAATGCTGCACCATAAAAACAGTGGAAAATCTGCCGGATACGGGGAAATGGCCTCCGCAGCAACCGCCATACCCGTTCCGGAAGAAGTCCGGCTGAAAGCCGTTGAGGATTTTAAAATCATACGTACTTCCCGGAAAAATGTGGACGGACATAAAATTGTTACGGGGAAACCTTTGTATGGCCTGGACTATCACAGGGAAGGGATGCTTATTGCCATGATTGCCCATCCACCGGCGTTCGGGCTTAAATTAAAGTCCCTTGACGCTACCGAAGCCAGAAAAATGCCCGGGATTAAAGACATCTTTACTATAAAAACATATGAAGACGATTACGTGATGAGCATGTTTGACGCCGATGCGTTTCCCGAGCTGGTGGTTGTTGCGGGAAATTCTACCTGGGAAGTGCTTAATGCCAAGAAGGCCCTGAAGATAGAATGGGAGCCTTTTGAAGCGTATACCGATGTTTTTGCCCATTACGGTACGGGGGAAGAAATGCCCAAGGAAATGCCTGCGGGAAGGGAAAACTCTGCCGACCATATAAAAGAGATGGAAAACTTGTCGGCAAAGTCGGCAAAAACGGTGCGTATGGACGGTGACCCCGGAAAAGCATTCAAGGAAGCCGATCATATTGTTGAACGAAGCTATTCGGCGCCCTTTCTGGCACATAACACCATGGAGCCCATGAATTTCTTTGCTGATGTCACGGAAGACAAGGCAGAACTCGTAGGCCCTGTTCAGACTCCCGAATTCATGGAAAAAGCGGTAGCTGCCCGTCTGGGACTGCCCCTGGATAAGATCGACCTGCAAATGACGCGCCAGGGAGGCGGTTTCGGAAGGCGCCTGTACGGGCATTTTGTGGTTGAAGCCGCTGTGATCTCCAAAAAAATGAAAGCTCCCGTAAAGCTGATCTATACACGGGAAGACGATATGAGTTTCGGGAATTACCGCCCTGCCTATTACGCGACTTACCGCGCAGCACTGGACGCCGATAAAAACCTGATCGGTTTTCACGTACGGGCCGGGGGAATACCGGAAAGCCCGCTGTTTGCCAACAGGTTCCCGGCAGGGGCTGTAGACAATTATCTGGCGGAAGAATGGGCTGTAAATTCCAATATTACCGTTGGTGCGTTCCGTGCGCCACGTTCCAATTTTATCGCAGGGGCCGAACAGTCCTTCCTCGACGAAGTGGCCGAAGCTGCAGGGAAAGATCCCATAGCGTTCAGGCTCGAACTCTTCAAACGGGCCGAAAACAATCCCGTCGGTGAAAAAAACGACTACGATGCCAGCCGGTATGCCGGTGTATTGAAACTGGTACGGGAAAAATCCGGGTGGGGCACCAATAGCGCCCCGAATACTTACCGGGGAGTTTCTGCTTATTATTGTCACAATTCATATGTAGCCAATATTCTGGATATGGTGATGGAAGAAGGCGAGCCCGTAGTACAAAAGGTGTACTGTGCGGTAGATTGCGGAATTGTTGTCAATCCGGTTGCCGCCACAAACCTGGTTGAAGGCGGCACCGTTGACGGAATAGGGCATGCCATGTATAGCGGACTTACCTTTAAGAACGGCGCCCCCGAGCAAAACAATTTTGACAAGTACCGGCTTATAAGGCATAAGGAAGCCCCGAAATCGATCGAAGTACATTTTGTGAAGAGTGATACCAAACCCACAGGACTCGGAGAACCACCGTTTCCGCCGGTGATGGGTGCGCTGGCCAATGCACTGTACAAAGCCACCGGGCAACGTCATTATCACCAACCTTTTATTACAGACAAACCGATAAAAAGCTGA
- a CDS encoding NAD(P)H-binding protein, with translation MKHILIVGASGKVGKILAEKLKNAPDFIPTAFFRSPGQKVFFEEMGVAYHVGSIENSPEEIADALKGMDAVVFSAGSGGHTGDDKTLTVDLDGAVKVMEAAEKVKSILQPLTKKPECPVKMSPKSSSMY, from the coding sequence ATGAAACATATACTTATCGTGGGAGCAAGTGGAAAAGTGGGCAAAATACTTGCGGAAAAATTAAAGAACGCCCCGGATTTTATCCCGACAGCCTTTTTCAGGAGTCCCGGACAAAAAGTTTTTTTTGAGGAAATGGGTGTTGCCTACCATGTGGGAAGCATAGAAAACAGCCCTGAAGAAATAGCGGATGCCCTGAAAGGTATGGACGCCGTGGTATTTTCGGCCGGTTCGGGCGGCCATACGGGAGACGACAAAACATTGACCGTAGACCTGGACGGTGCCGTGAAGGTGATGGAAGCAGCGGAAAAGGTAAAATCAATATTACAACCCCTGACGAAGAAGCCGGAGTGCCCCGTGAAGATGTCGCCGAAGTCATCGTCAATGTATTGA
- a CDS encoding HEPN domain-containing protein has protein sequence MNTAVQEVVNQIANLFKPQYIYAGNMPVGEEDKTLLLVVTEDKASGTPDDRAPVTGKVLEAHTGFLFRLYPQSYVIQQLWEGNLFFLRACIPDNLAYSRPGQHIAAPANGMDMAQALAASRKRFSAELDKVRAFREGAAFFTEKEDYPQAAFMWHQAVELAYRLAELLVMGKEKICHSIAGHQKYIQEFSPELATLFNPEDEKENALLQLLDQAYKGVRYGKDYRVTKTQLDVMADKAETLQERVQQLFNTQVKALKSTMDRTSCPRVIGQKEEQEIKGKIKKLVADKFYKYRPDSEKIFYKTNFMLDSPLDVLFGVSSLIKVCVMALKHSHDGYSPIVPEPYVNIRMALEFALQLLPYDEIECLEEIMRAYEEQAIPVV, from the coding sequence ATGAATACAGCTGTACAAGAGGTGGTTAACCAAATAGCTAACCTCTTTAAACCGCAATATATCTATGCCGGCAATATGCCGGTGGGAGAGGAAGACAAAACACTACTGCTGGTAGTGACGGAAGACAAGGCCTCCGGCACACCGGATGACAGGGCTCCGGTAACCGGGAAGGTCCTGGAAGCGCATACCGGGTTTTTGTTCCGTCTGTATCCACAGTCATACGTAATACAACAGTTATGGGAGGGAAACCTCTTTTTTCTTCGGGCCTGTATTCCGGATAACCTGGCGTATAGCCGGCCCGGGCAGCACATAGCGGCACCGGCAAACGGTATGGATATGGCGCAGGCATTGGCTGCATCACGGAAGCGTTTCAGTGCCGAACTGGATAAAGTGCGTGCATTCCGGGAAGGGGCGGCATTTTTTACAGAAAAAGAGGACTATCCGCAGGCAGCCTTTATGTGGCATCAGGCTGTGGAACTCGCCTATAGACTGGCGGAATTGCTGGTGATGGGCAAAGAAAAGATATGTCACAGTATAGCCGGCCATCAAAAATATATTCAGGAGTTTTCTCCGGAGCTGGCCACTTTGTTCAACCCTGAAGATGAAAAGGAAAATGCGTTGTTACAGTTGCTGGACCAGGCTTATAAAGGAGTGCGTTACGGCAAGGATTACCGGGTAACAAAAACACAGCTGGACGTAATGGCCGATAAAGCCGAAACGTTGCAGGAACGGGTACAACAGCTTTTTAATACGCAGGTAAAAGCATTAAAAAGTACAATGGATCGTACATCCTGTCCCAGAGTAATCGGCCAAAAGGAGGAGCAGGAAATAAAAGGGAAAATAAAAAAGCTTGTAGCCGATAAGTTTTACAAATATCGACCGGATTCCGAGAAAATATTTTACAAGACGAATTTTATGCTGGACAGCCCGTTGGATGTATTGTTTGGTGTATCGAGCCTGATAAAGGTTTGTGTTATGGCGTTGAAACACTCGCATGACGGGTATTCCCCGATTGTTCCGGAACCTTACGTGAATATACGGATGGCCCTGGAGTTTGCTTTACAGTTGTTGCCCTATGATGAAATAGAATGTCTGGAAGAAATTATGAGGGCATACGAGGAGCAGGCAATTCCCGTTGTTTAA
- a CDS encoding tetratricopeptide repeat protein, translating to MKRKISVLASIFGVIFMGFAQVQNPECPQNLSIFAEHAKKKDYDAAYEPWKMVYENCPTLHWATYHYGERILKDKIEKDPGNREQYVKMLTGLYESAPKNFPKRYNEVGSMIDMALLKNDYKLDTDEQIFNLLDKAFKTGKDNFKNPKALYLYFSTLVDLQAAGKKELQDVFEVYDEVTAKIAEENQELAETIVKYVPKEDDGTLTSKEKKILAAARKNGENYEKISSSIDTKLGALADCDNLIPLYQKNFDAHKDDANWLKGAAGRMDAKGCTGDPVFVKLVEALDKIEPSASSKYYLGSLYEEQGNTSKAMQFYEQSIELETNAVKKANKLTSIASKASKRGQKSTARKYAQQALDVNPANGTPYLIIASLYASSANECGSTTFEKRAIYWKAAQMARKAGQVDPSLSSRASQTAASYEGRAPSKQDIFSAGMEGKTVNFKCWIGGSVKVPNL from the coding sequence ATGAAAAGGAAAATTTCCGTATTAGCGAGTATTTTTGGCGTTATTTTTATGGGATTCGCTCAGGTCCAGAACCCCGAATGCCCACAAAACCTGTCGATTTTTGCCGAACATGCGAAAAAAAAGGATTATGACGCCGCTTACGAACCGTGGAAAATGGTATATGAAAACTGTCCGACCTTACACTGGGCTACATATCATTATGGCGAACGTATATTAAAGGACAAAATTGAAAAAGATCCGGGCAACAGGGAGCAATACGTAAAAATGCTTACCGGACTGTACGAATCGGCCCCTAAAAATTTTCCGAAACGCTACAATGAAGTGGGAAGCATGATTGATATGGCCCTCTTAAAGAACGATTATAAACTGGACACTGACGAACAAATATTTAACCTGCTGGATAAGGCTTTTAAAACCGGCAAAGACAACTTTAAAAATCCTAAAGCGCTTTACCTCTACTTCTCTACGCTGGTGGATTTGCAGGCTGCCGGCAAAAAAGAACTCCAGGACGTGTTTGAAGTCTATGACGAGGTCACTGCCAAAATCGCCGAAGAAAACCAGGAATTGGCAGAAACCATTGTAAAATATGTCCCCAAGGAAGATGACGGTACATTGACAAGCAAGGAGAAAAAGATACTGGCTGCTGCCCGAAAAAACGGGGAAAATTACGAGAAAATAAGTAGTAGTATCGATACCAAACTGGGAGCACTGGCCGATTGTGACAACCTGATCCCGCTCTACCAAAAGAATTTCGATGCGCATAAAGACGATGCCAACTGGCTTAAAGGCGCGGCCGGACGTATGGATGCCAAAGGCTGTACGGGAGACCCGGTGTTTGTGAAGCTGGTTGAAGCACTTGATAAAATAGAGCCTTCCGCAAGTTCCAAATATTACCTGGGCTCTTTGTATGAAGAACAGGGAAATACTTCCAAGGCCATGCAATTCTACGAACAATCCATAGAATTGGAGACCAACGCCGTAAAAAAGGCAAACAAACTTACGAGCATAGCATCCAAGGCCAGTAAGCGCGGACAAAAATCAACAGCCAGAAAATATGCCCAGCAGGCACTGGATGTAAACCCCGCAAACGGTACGCCTTACCTGATCATTGCGTCGCTTTATGCCAGCAGTGCCAACGAATGCGGAAGTACTACTTTTGAGAAAAGGGCAATTTACTGGAAAGCCGCACAAATGGCCAGGAAAGCGGGCCAGGTAGACCCTTCCCTGAGCAGCAGGGCTTCACAAACTGCCGCCAGTTATGAAGGCAGGGCGCCCAGCAAACAAGACATCTTCAGTGCCGGTATGGAAGGGAAAACAGTTAATTTCAAATGCTGGATAGGCGGTAGCGTTAAAGTGCCAAACCTGTAG
- a CDS encoding JAB domain-containing protein, with protein MNVRLTQEQKIRILNSDDVYKVMQQVLLRENKIRRNQEHFWIVGLDNKNKILFIELISLGAVNRVMVNPPEVFRMAIYKLAVKMILIHNHPSGETEPSQADLDLTDRMMKTGELINIEVVDHLVISEDTYYSFANAGVMSQLKKTGKYEILDKEKAETRKWQAEFEKEQAVKDSNLMIAKKMKDKGYDIDTIKELTGLTKWDIKKL; from the coding sequence ATGAACGTACGCCTTACCCAGGAACAAAAAATAAGAATTTTAAACTCCGATGATGTCTATAAGGTCATGCAGCAGGTTTTGTTGCGTGAGAATAAGATCAGGCGAAATCAGGAGCATTTTTGGATAGTCGGGTTGGATAATAAGAACAAAATCCTTTTTATAGAACTGATCAGTCTCGGGGCGGTTAATCGTGTTATGGTCAATCCGCCGGAGGTATTCCGAATGGCTATCTATAAACTGGCCGTGAAAATGATTTTGATTCACAATCACCCAAGCGGTGAAACCGAGCCTTCCCAGGCAGACCTCGACTTAACCGACCGGATGATGAAAACCGGGGAACTGATTAACATTGAGGTTGTTGATCATCTGGTTATTTCCGAAGATACGTATTACAGTTTTGCCAATGCGGGCGTTATGAGTCAACTGAAAAAGACGGGGAAATATGAAATCCTTGATAAAGAAAAAGCCGAAACAAGAAAGTGGCAAGCTGAATTTGAAAAGGAACAGGCAGTTAAGGATAGTAACCTTATGATTGCCAAAAAAATGAAGGATAAAGGGTATGATATTGATACTATAAAAGAACTTACCGGGCTTACTAAGTGGGATATTAAAAAATTATGA
- a CDS encoding M949_RS01915 family surface polysaccharide biosynthesis protein has protein sequence MAVLSIWSLPGWGQISRHQADTVSLAKDILYKGVIQDAVRWTDNKGENLVIITETGIYPGKTKECDRCNNAELFAYHFSDSIGNTKHTWKVYDYVKNCPVDIIAGFIERTLQVTDLDGDGTGEVWLMYKTGCRGDIGPDIVKIIMYQGSQKYAMRGEETIKTPNGASFGGSYVFDNAFGNAPEVFRKFAKSMWTKHGIRTYE, from the coding sequence ATGGCTGTTTTATCGATATGGTCATTACCGGGTTGGGGGCAGATAAGCCGGCATCAAGCTGATACCGTGAGCCTTGCCAAAGATATTTTATACAAGGGGGTGATACAGGATGCCGTTCGCTGGACAGACAACAAGGGAGAAAACCTGGTAATTATAACGGAAACAGGTATTTACCCCGGTAAAACCAAAGAATGTGACCGCTGTAACAATGCCGAATTGTTCGCCTATCATTTCTCGGACAGCATTGGCAATACGAAACATACCTGGAAGGTCTATGATTATGTTAAAAATTGCCCTGTAGATATAATTGCCGGTTTTATAGAACGCACATTACAAGTTACCGACCTGGACGGGGATGGCACAGGTGAGGTATGGTTGATGTATAAGACAGGCTGCCGGGGCGATATAGGACCGGATATCGTAAAGATCATCATGTACCAGGGAAGCCAAAAGTATGCCATGCGGGGAGAAGAAACGATAAAAACCCCGAATGGAGCATCCTTCGGCGGCAGCTATGTCTTTGACAATGCTTTTGGAAACGCCCCGGAGGTTTTTAGAAAATTTGCAAAATCTATGTGGACAAAACACGGTATACGAACCTATGAATAA
- a CDS encoding isocitrate lyase/PEP mutase family protein, producing MMNNSFQIFNELHKSPEPLLIGNVWDVPSARAFEAAGYKAIATSSAAVAETLGYQDGEQMPFEAYLFMIGHIAKATSLPFSVDLEAGYGKTAADIVAHIIALYELGVCGINIEDSVVVSENRTITDTDMFARKIRAVISGLSEKGIEMFINLRSDVFLLKLPGGLTEAQKRIERYQQTGAHGLFFPGVTKIDEIAALTKMSALPVNVMAMPGLPDFTALQKAGVKRISMGPFIHKHLHTELGKCIAMVNTGNSFQHIWETLP from the coding sequence ATGATGAACAATTCATTTCAAATATTCAACGAACTGCACAAAAGCCCCGAACCATTGCTCATCGGCAATGTTTGGGATGTGCCAAGTGCCAGGGCTTTTGAAGCGGCCGGTTATAAAGCTATTGCCACCTCCAGTGCAGCAGTAGCAGAAACGCTGGGGTATCAGGATGGCGAACAGATGCCCTTTGAGGCTTACCTTTTTATGATCGGTCATATCGCTAAGGCCACATCCCTGCCATTCTCCGTGGACCTCGAAGCAGGTTATGGCAAAACCGCCGCCGATATCGTAGCGCATATCATTGCACTATACGAACTGGGAGTGTGTGGAATTAATATCGAAGATTCTGTTGTGGTGTCTGAAAACCGCACCATAACAGACACCGATATGTTTGCCCGAAAAATAAGGGCTGTTATTTCAGGCCTGTCTGAAAAAGGAATTGAAATGTTTATCAACCTCAGATCGGATGTATTTCTTCTGAAATTACCGGGCGGATTGACAGAAGCACAAAAAAGAATAGAACGCTATCAGCAAACAGGGGCACATGGATTGTTTTTCCCCGGTGTGACTAAAATTGACGAAATAGCCGCTTTGACAAAAATGTCAGCCTTGCCTGTAAACGTGATGGCCATGCCGGGCTTGCCCGATTTTACGGCATTACAAAAGGCCGGGGTCAAACGGATAAGCATGGGGCCGTTTATACATAAACATTTGCACACCGAATTAGGGAAGTGTATAGCAATGGTTAACACCGGGAATAGTTTTCAACATATTTGGGAAACTTTACCTTGA
- a CDS encoding YybH family protein, translated as MKQIHSVILLSMLAYTSHRAQAQENDPLAEAKTAIAESNAVYFESFVKNEPSVFVERYAEDACIMAPLMPKMCGKEEIGEFFRNAYDNYGLRNGRFITTAIYGDGKEYVTEEGLWQSFNADGELFDNGKFLVLWKKTDKGWKMYRDSFSSNRN; from the coding sequence ATGAAACAAATCCATTCGGTTATCCTCCTTTCCATGCTGGCATATACAAGCCATAGGGCACAGGCACAGGAGAACGATCCTCTTGCAGAAGCTAAAACAGCCATCGCAGAAAGCAACGCTGTTTATTTTGAATCCTTTGTAAAAAACGAACCTTCCGTTTTTGTGGAACGTTATGCGGAAGATGCCTGCATCATGGCCCCGCTTATGCCAAAAATGTGTGGTAAGGAGGAGATCGGGGAGTTTTTCAGGAATGCTTACGACAACTACGGGTTGCGCAATGGCAGGTTTATCACCACAGCAATTTATGGCGATGGGAAGGAATATGTGACCGAAGAAGGCCTCTGGCAGTCCTTTAATGCCGACGGGGAACTTTTTGATAACGGAAAATTCCTGGTGCTCTGGAAAAAGACCGATAAAGGATGGAAGATGTACAGGGATTCTTTTAGCAGTAACCGAAATTAA
- a CDS encoding Crp/Fnr family transcriptional regulator, with the protein MTHSAPYKTFYEHLKRFSAIEENEYAEILPYFSKKQCHKDDVLVKQGQKVTQTYWVVKGLLISTFLDENGKEHAIQFANEGCWITDQHAFYNGQLSKFNIICLENTALLSITFADREKLCTDFPKMNTFFRRKGNDSFVKQQERLLTYMTQDATERFYLLIREYPDLIQRISKKVLASYLGVSRETLSRLRK; encoded by the coding sequence ATGACCCATTCAGCTCCATACAAAACCTTTTATGAACACCTTAAAAGGTTTTCTGCCATAGAAGAAAACGAATATGCCGAAATACTGCCTTATTTCTCTAAAAAGCAGTGCCATAAAGATGATGTCCTGGTAAAACAGGGGCAGAAGGTAACACAAACATATTGGGTGGTAAAGGGCTTGCTGATATCCACCTTTTTAGATGAGAACGGTAAAGAACACGCTATACAATTTGCCAATGAAGGGTGTTGGATCACCGATCAACATGCTTTTTATAACGGACAACTTTCAAAGTTCAACATTATCTGCCTGGAAAATACAGCGCTGCTCAGCATTACTTTTGCCGATAGAGAGAAACTTTGTACGGACTTTCCGAAAATGAACACTTTTTTCCGTAGAAAAGGAAACGACAGCTTCGTCAAACAACAGGAGCGCCTGTTGACTTATATGACACAGGATGCTACAGAACGGTTTTACCTGTTGATACGGGAATACCCGGACCTGATACAGCGGATATCCAAAAAAGTACTTGCTTCTTATCTCGGTGTTTCCCGCGAAACGCTAAGCAGGTTACGCAAGTAG
- a CDS encoding isocitrate lyase/PEP mutase family protein, protein MSTVSNFKALHQNDTPLLLANVWDAHTAKLAQEAGYTALGTSSHAIANALGFKDGEEISFEALFFVVKHIVAVAEVPVSVDFEAGYADDPKQVAKYVKQLADIGAAGINLEDGLVKEGKRILGDATVLAAKIKAVKATTAIFINARIDTYTTKHPDSLNESVSRALIYKTAGADGIFLPLIEKETDIKSFITKVELPLNVFTTPKLPDYETLGKLGVKRISHGAKQYELLMKKSEEIFKKFQQTKDYKLMLGS, encoded by the coding sequence ATGAGCACAGTAAGTAATTTCAAAGCGCTTCACCAAAACGACACGCCATTATTATTGGCCAATGTATGGGATGCACATACAGCAAAATTAGCACAGGAAGCCGGCTATACGGCATTGGGGACTTCCAGCCATGCCATTGCCAACGCTTTAGGATTTAAAGATGGAGAAGAGATCAGCTTTGAGGCCTTATTTTTTGTAGTGAAGCACATCGTAGCTGTTGCGGAAGTGCCCGTATCGGTCGATTTTGAGGCAGGATATGCGGACGATCCGAAGCAGGTGGCAAAGTATGTGAAGCAACTTGCGGATATCGGTGCGGCCGGTATTAACCTGGAAGACGGCCTTGTAAAAGAGGGTAAGCGTATACTCGGTGATGCGACAGTATTGGCGGCAAAAATTAAAGCCGTTAAAGCAACCACAGCTATTTTTATAAATGCCCGGATAGATACGTATACAACCAAACATCCGGACAGCCTTAACGAATCGGTCTCCAGGGCACTGATCTACAAAACAGCAGGTGCAGACGGCATATTTTTACCGCTGATAGAAAAAGAAACGGATATTAAATCATTTATAACGAAAGTAGAGCTGCCGCTGAATGTATTTACTACACCAAAATTACCGGATTATGAAACATTGGGAAAGCTGGGAGTAAAACGTATCAGTCATGGCGCTAAGCAGTATGAATTACTGATGAAAAAATCCGAAGAGATATTTAAAAAATTTCAGCAGACGAAGGACTATAAATTAATGTTAGGCTCATAA
- a CDS encoding terpene synthase family protein, with protein sequence MAKETYLDLQTLSEEEAYKVVERLRGFPRPEYPFPDITPSYFQRLREASCKWIDEDFGFHSEAAREKHKTHYFTDINARAMPFLTFEEQIPVGRFTGTFAMLDDYLGRATAEDIDIMRKRILDILMGEEEEEPRDHGVYHQAYLIRKECLQFGMPIKQFHEFVYEMDNIICGFQNEKQYVLANTPPPFAAYTIIRDLTAGGIPYAKYACLQKNYRTLPDWVLDHPHILAVHTIISRLIGYHNDIVSLPKELCRRGDVINIVPVLMHERDLDLEDAYMMAMEIHNNTLDDFMTLLENLPDFGPWQELAYEYVKDFGIMLQGVWSWHTRGDNNRYTRGWIVDAEFDSKKWEWKDEGKGVWNEQA encoded by the coding sequence ATGGCGAAAGAAACCTACCTGGATTTACAAACGTTGAGCGAAGAAGAAGCATACAAAGTAGTAGAACGTTTACGGGGATTTCCCCGTCCCGAATATCCCTTCCCGGATATTACGCCTTCGTATTTTCAAAGGTTGCGGGAAGCATCCTGTAAATGGATTGACGAAGACTTTGGCTTTCATTCGGAAGCTGCGAGGGAAAAACACAAGACCCATTACTTTACCGATATCAATGCCAGGGCCATGCCTTTCCTGACCTTTGAGGAGCAGATCCCCGTAGGCAGGTTTACAGGGACCTTTGCCATGCTCGATGATTACCTGGGCCGAGCAACCGCAGAGGATATAGATATCATGCGGAAAAGGATACTGGATATACTGATGGGTGAAGAGGAAGAAGAGCCACGGGATCACGGGGTATACCACCAGGCTTACCTGATCAGAAAAGAATGTCTCCAATTCGGCATGCCCATAAAGCAGTTCCATGAGTTTGTCTATGAAATGGATAACATTATCTGCGGTTTCCAGAACGAAAAGCAGTATGTACTGGCCAATACACCGCCGCCGTTCGCTGCCTACACCATTATCCGCGATCTCACTGCAGGGGGTATTCCTTATGCCAAGTATGCCTGCCTGCAAAAAAATTACCGTACCCTGCCGGATTGGGTGTTGGATCATCCGCATATACTGGCTGTTCACACCATAATATCCCGGCTGATAGGATATCACAATGATATCGTATCCCTGCCCAAAGAGTTGTGCAGGCGGGGTGACGTGATCAATATTGTGCCCGTTCTGATGCACGAACGCGATCTGGACCTGGAAGACGCGTATATGATGGCCATGGAAATACACAACAACACCCTGGACGATTTTATGACATTGCTGGAAAACCTTCCTGATTTTGGCCCGTGGCAGGAGCTTGCTTATGAATATGTAAAGGATTTCGGCATCATGCTGCAAGGCGTATGGTCGTGGCATACGAGAGGTGATAATAACCGGTATACCCGCGGATGGATCGTCGATGCTGAATTTGACAGCAAAAAATGGGAATGGAAAGACGAGGGCAAAGGCGTGTGGAATGAACAGGCATGA